Proteins co-encoded in one Setaria viridis chromosome 9, Setaria_viridis_v4.0, whole genome shotgun sequence genomic window:
- the LOC117840227 gene encoding 14 kDa proline-rich protein DC2.15: protein MAARAALLLAMSLILAAVASATYCPPPPAPKPGGGHHGSCPRDALKLGVCADVLGLVKAKVGSPPYQGRAGPAPYLPCCSLLDGLVDLEAAVCLCTAIKANILGINLNLPIDLSLILNNCGKSCPNDFHCA from the exons ATGGCAGCTAGAGCGGCGCTCCTCCTGGCCATGAGCCTGATCctggcggccgtggcgagcgcTACCTActgcccaccgccgccggccccgaaGCCGGGCGGCGGCCACCACGGGTCGTGCCCCCGGGACGCGCTGAAGCTGGGCGTGTGCGCCGACGTGCTGGGCCTCGTGAAGGCCAAGGTGGGCTCGCCGCCGTACCAGGGCCG GGCCGGCCCTGCACCGTACCTGCCCTGCTGTTCGCTGCTGGACGGGCTCGTGGACCTGGAGGCCGCCGTGTGCCTCTGCACCGCCATCAAGGCCAACATCCTCGGCATCAACCTCAACCTTCCCATCGACCTCAGCCTCATCCTCAACAACTGCGGCAAGAGCTGCCCCAACGACTTCCACTGCGCATAG